One Nicotiana sylvestris chromosome 12, ASM39365v2, whole genome shotgun sequence genomic window carries:
- the LOC104226754 gene encoding protein IQ-DOMAIN 2-like, translating to MGKKGSWFSSVKKALSPDPKKGSKSKKKWFGKEKDPVPDSAFLVASSVSPPHPVPAVEEVTLVEVEEEQTKHAYSVAASTSAAAEASAAANQVAVEVVPLTKVTKFAGKSKEEVATIRIQTAFRGYLARRALRALRGLVRLKSLADGPTAERQTAHTLKCMQMLSRVQSQISSRRIRMLEENRALQRQLMQKHAKELESLRRGEEWDDTVQSKEQVEASLLKKYEAAVRRERALAYSYSHQKTWKKSSKSPNLLFMDPTNPQWGWSWLDRWMGAKELKNDQMSIRSTSMSVAGGEITKAFARHQLNSELPSSPSSQKQGHQSPTTPFKTANSVAARKLKSARVAAISQDDDARSMISVQSERNRRHSIGVSSIRDDESLASSSSVPSYMIPTKSAKAKTRLQNPLGMENGTPEKGSAGSVKKRLSYPPSPARPRRHSGPPKFENTSLNTSIAEDNVNEVIN from the exons ATGGGGAAGAAAGGAAGCTGGTTTTCTTCGGTAAAGAAGGCTCTGAGCCCAGATCCTAAG AAAGGAAGTAAATCAAAGAAGAAATGGTTTGGGAAAGAAAAGGATCCGGTTCCAGATTCTGCGTTCCTGGTCGCTTCCTCAGTGTCTCCTCCTCATCCAGTTCCTGCAGTAGAAGAGGTCACACTGGTTGAAGTAGAAGAGGAGCAGACAAAACATGCATATTCTGTTGCAGCTTCCACTTCTGCAGCTGCTGAAGCTTCTGCTGCAGCTAACCAGGTTGCTGTGGAGGTTGTTCCGTTAACTAAAGTGACTAAGTTTGCAGGCAAATCAAAGGAGGAAGTAGCTACAATCAGGATTCAGACTGCATTTCGAGGATATCTG GCTAGGAGAGCGTTGAGGGCGTTAAGAGGACTTGTTAGACTCAAATCACTTGCTGATGGACCTACTGCAGAACGGCAAACTGCCCATACTCTAAAATGCATGCAAATGCTTTCCCGTGTGCAGTCTCAGATTAGTTCAAGAAGGATCAGGATGTTGGAAGAGAACCGAGCTCTCCAGAGGCAGCTTATGCAGAAACATGCAAAAGAACTCGAGAGTTTGAGG AGAGGGGAGGAATGGGACGACACAGTGCAATCAAAAGAACAGGTCGAAGCAAGCTTACTCAAGAAATATGAAGCTGCAGTGAGACGTGAAAGAGCACTAGCTTATTCATATTCACATCAG AAAACCTGGAAGAAGTCATCAAAATCTCCCAACTTGTTGTTTATGGATCCAACCAATCCTCAGTGGGGTTGGAGCTGGTTAGATCGGTGGATGGGCGCGAAGGAACTCAAAAATGATCAAATGTCCATTAGAAGTACCAGTATGAGTGTTGCCGGAGGAGAAATTACCAAGGCATTTGCTCGGCATCAGCTGAATTCAGAACTCCCTTCTTCTCCGTCCAGCCAAAAGCAAGGTCACCAATCTCCTACGACCCCTTTCAAGACAGCCAATTCAGTCGCAGCCAGAAAATTGAAATCGGCAAGAGTAGCTGCAATAAGCCAAGATGATGATGCACGAAGCATGATCAGTGTTCAATCAGAACGCAACAGGAGGCATAGCATCGGGGTATCATCTATAAGAGATGACGAGAGCTTGGCAAGCTCTTCCTCTGTACCGAGTTATATGATACCTACTAAATCAGCAAAAGCAAAAACACGGTTGCAAAACCCTTTAGGCATGGAGAATGGTACACCAGAAAAGGGATCAGCAGGGTCTGTCAAGAAACGGCTCTCTTACCCGCCTTCACCGGCCAGACCAAGACGGCATTCAGGCCCACCAAAGTTTGAGAATACATCCCTAAACACCTCCATTGCTGAGGATAACGTGAACGAGGTCATCAACTAA